A genome region from Christensenella minuta includes the following:
- a CDS encoding [FeFe] hydrogenase, group A: MTDKKHMIIDGQIVNFDEEQNILAVIRKAGIDLPTFCYYSELSIYGACRMCVVEDEWGGIIASCSTPPRDKMKIKTNTPQLFRYRKMILELLLASHCRDCTTCPKNGKCRLQELALRFGIDSVRFENTKKQEGIDDSALSIIRDPSKCILCGDCVRMCSEIQNVGAIDFAHRGSNMTVSTAFNKPLSETNCVNCGQCASVCPTGAIVIRNCTQKFWDAIYDDSKRVVVQFAPAVRVALGDEFGLEPGTNVAGKIVGALRKMGVDEVYDTTMGADLTVMEESKEFVKKYKAGAKLPLFTSCCPAWVKYAEHAHPELVEQISTCKSPMQIFSAVIKEHFKQVQEVDGKETVVFAIMPCTAKKDEQVRPEFVYGDGSRDTDGVITTQEFASILKQAGIVFEDIDPEAADMPFGITSGAGVIFGVTGGVAEAVIRRVVDDKSNNMLHNIAYTGVRGMEGIKEASIPYGSGRVKIAVVNGLANAEKLIEQIEIGEAEYDFVEVMACPGGCIAGAGQPFTRREGKEERAKGLYDADKLSQVKRSEENPVMMALYGGILKNKIHELLHVNYYKGEENVK; the protein is encoded by the coding sequence ATGACTGATAAGAAACACATGATTATAGACGGGCAGATCGTCAATTTCGACGAGGAACAGAATATCCTTGCGGTGATTCGTAAGGCGGGGATCGACCTGCCCACCTTCTGTTATTATTCGGAGCTTTCCATCTACGGCGCATGCCGCATGTGCGTAGTGGAGGACGAATGGGGCGGTATCATCGCCTCGTGCTCCACGCCTCCGCGTGACAAGATGAAGATCAAAACCAACACGCCGCAGCTTTTCCGTTACCGGAAAATGATCCTCGAGCTGCTGCTCGCGAGCCATTGCCGCGACTGTACGACGTGCCCTAAAAACGGGAAATGCCGCCTGCAGGAGTTGGCGCTCCGTTTTGGGATCGACAGCGTGCGCTTCGAGAATACGAAAAAGCAGGAGGGGATCGATGATTCGGCGCTTTCCATCATCCGCGATCCTTCCAAGTGCATCCTGTGCGGCGATTGCGTGCGCATGTGCTCGGAGATACAGAATGTGGGGGCGATTGATTTTGCGCACCGCGGATCGAACATGACGGTCTCTACAGCCTTTAATAAACCCCTCTCTGAAACGAACTGCGTTAATTGCGGACAGTGCGCGTCGGTATGTCCGACGGGCGCGATCGTGATCCGCAACTGTACGCAGAAATTCTGGGATGCGATCTACGACGATTCCAAACGTGTGGTGGTGCAGTTTGCACCGGCCGTGCGCGTGGCGCTCGGGGACGAGTTCGGCCTCGAACCGGGCACAAATGTCGCGGGCAAGATCGTGGGCGCACTGCGGAAAATGGGGGTGGACGAGGTGTATGACACCACTATGGGCGCCGACCTTACCGTGATGGAGGAATCCAAAGAGTTTGTGAAGAAATATAAAGCGGGGGCGAAGCTCCCCCTCTTTACGTCCTGCTGCCCGGCATGGGTGAAATATGCGGAGCATGCGCACCCGGAATTGGTGGAGCAGATTTCCACCTGCAAATCGCCGATGCAGATTTTCTCGGCGGTCATCAAGGAGCATTTCAAGCAGGTGCAGGAGGTGGACGGCAAGGAAACGGTGGTGTTTGCGATCATGCCGTGCACGGCGAAAAAGGACGAGCAGGTACGCCCGGAGTTCGTTTACGGGGACGGCTCACGCGATACGGACGGCGTTATTACTACGCAGGAGTTCGCGAGCATCCTGAAACAGGCAGGGATCGTGTTCGAGGATATCGATCCCGAGGCTGCGGATATGCCGTTTGGAATCACCTCCGGTGCGGGCGTGATCTTCGGCGTGACGGGCGGCGTCGCAGAGGCGGTGATACGCAGGGTTGTAGATGACAAAAGCAATAATATGTTGCATAATATAGCATATACGGGTGTGCGCGGCATGGAAGGCATCAAAGAGGCGAGCATCCCATACGGCAGCGGCCGCGTCAAGATCGCCGTGGTAAACGGCCTTGCCAACGCGGAGAAGCTGATCGAACAGATCGAGATCGGTGAGGCAGAATACGATTTTGTAGAGGTCATGGCATGCCCGGGCGGCTGTATTGCGGGGGCGGGCCAGCCGTTTACGCGCAGGGAAGGAAAGGAAGAACGTGCGAAAGGGCTTTACGATGCGGATAAGCTGTCGCAGGTGAAGCGTTCGGAGGAAAATCCTGTCATGATGGCCCTGTACGGAGGTATTTTAAAGAATAAAATTCATGAGCTGCTGCATGTGAATTACTATAAAGGGGAGGAGAACGTAAAATGA
- a CDS encoding (2Fe-2S) ferredoxin domain-containing protein — protein MMTINICIGSACHLKGSYNVVSELQEMIEESGLGDRVELTGVFCLGHCTDAVSVQIGDEVFSVNTDNVGEFFKNQVLAKI, from the coding sequence ATGATGACAATCAACATTTGTATCGGGAGCGCATGCCACCTGAAGGGGTCGTACAACGTGGTGAGCGAGCTGCAGGAGATGATCGAGGAGTCGGGGCTCGGGGACCGGGTAGAGCTTACGGGCGTATTTTGCCTCGGCCACTGCACAGACGCGGTTTCCGTACAGATCGGGGATGAGGTCTTTTCCGTAAATACGGATAACGTCGGGGAGTTTTTCAAAAACCAGGTTTTAGCGAAAATTTGA
- a CDS encoding SpoIIE family protein phosphatase, with product MSVFIETAGESLFKHGEELCGDKVEIVRKGDVTTIVLADGLGSGVKANILSTLTSKIAATMLSEGADIYETVETVASTLPVCSERGLAYCTFTILRVNTAGKAHMVEFDNPQAIILRGGKEVPVEKTEIEIGDKKVLESRFSMQEDDMCVAFSDGAIHAGVGQTLNFGWQRDNIVEYACRAYRKEMPARAMTKLLLSACNSLYDGRPGDDTTFVTTKIRHAQPAFIMVGPPVDSSRDRELVDRLLEADGVKVVCGGTTSQIVSRVSGRDLRVKIDYKDAGVPPTGMIEGIDLVTEGVVTLAKTYEIMQKYMAEGSDMEELFDIFKQDGASRLAKLLLEECTSAHFTVGRAANPAHQNPDLPIDLSLKLRMVKDIAKILRQMGKDVEIEYC from the coding sequence ATGAGCGTATTTATTGAGACGGCGGGCGAAAGCCTGTTCAAGCATGGAGAGGAATTGTGCGGCGACAAGGTGGAGATCGTGCGCAAAGGTGACGTGACCACCATTGTTCTGGCGGATGGTCTTGGCAGCGGGGTAAAGGCGAACATCCTTTCGACGCTCACCAGCAAGATCGCTGCAACCATGCTTTCCGAAGGTGCGGATATCTATGAAACGGTGGAGACGGTTGCGTCCACGCTGCCCGTTTGCTCGGAACGCGGGCTGGCGTATTGCACGTTCACCATCCTGCGCGTGAATACCGCGGGAAAAGCGCATATGGTGGAGTTTGATAATCCGCAGGCCATTATCCTGCGCGGCGGGAAGGAAGTCCCGGTTGAAAAAACGGAGATTGAAATTGGCGATAAAAAGGTGCTGGAAAGCCGTTTTTCTATGCAGGAGGACGACATGTGCGTCGCTTTTTCAGACGGGGCGATCCATGCAGGGGTTGGCCAGACGCTGAATTTTGGATGGCAGCGGGATAACATTGTGGAATACGCCTGCCGGGCATACCGCAAAGAGATGCCGGCGCGCGCGATGACAAAGCTTCTGCTTTCCGCGTGCAATTCGCTTTACGACGGCCGGCCGGGGGACGATACGACGTTTGTGACCACAAAAATACGGCATGCGCAGCCGGCTTTTATCATGGTGGGGCCGCCGGTGGATTCCTCGCGCGACCGGGAGCTGGTCGACAGGCTGCTGGAGGCCGACGGGGTAAAGGTGGTGTGCGGCGGCACGACGTCGCAGATTGTAAGCCGTGTTTCCGGCCGCGACCTCCGCGTCAAAATCGATTATAAGGATGCGGGCGTGCCGCCCACGGGAATGATCGAAGGGATCGACCTTGTGACGGAAGGCGTCGTGACGCTTGCGAAAACCTATGAAATCATGCAGAAATATATGGCGGAAGGAAGCGACATGGAAGAACTGTTCGATATATTCAAGCAGGACGGCGCGTCGCGGCTTGCAAAGCTGCTCTTGGAGGAATGCACAAGCGCGCACTTTACGGTGGGACGCGCAGCCAACCCCGCGCACCAGAACCCGGACCTTCCGATCGACCTCAGCCTCAAGCTGCGCATGGTGAAGGATATCGCCAAGATCCTCCGGCAGATGGGCAAAGACGTAGAGATCGAGTATTGCTAA
- a CDS encoding Hpt domain-containing protein: protein MEIEVMNRAGIDYEDGLRRMSGNEALYRKFLKKFLQDGSMIRLKDCLSEGDMEGVYEAAHTLKGTSGTLGMYELSDSCDAVCKKLRGNEGDIDVDTVYNRYDAAVKAIEDME, encoded by the coding sequence ATGGAAATTGAAGTAATGAATCGTGCGGGGATCGACTATGAAGACGGACTGCGGCGGATGAGCGGAAACGAAGCACTGTACCGCAAGTTCCTGAAGAAGTTTTTGCAGGACGGGAGCATGATCCGGCTGAAGGACTGCCTCTCGGAAGGCGACATGGAGGGGGTCTACGAAGCCGCGCATACCCTGAAGGGGACGAGCGGGACCCTTGGAATGTATGAACTTTCGGACAGCTGCGACGCAGTGTGCAAAAAACTGCGGGGCAATGAGGGCGATATTGATGTGGATACCGTGTACAACCGTTACGACGCCGCGGTAAAAGCGATTGAGGATATGGAGTAA
- a CDS encoding response regulator, with the protein MKEKLLIVDDAELNRAVLEELLSSEYETICACGGREAMEIMERERDNLALVLLDVMMPDIDGYEVLEYMNFNGLLKHTPVIMVTAADSAEDEEKCLRLGAMDFVRKPYVTDVVKRRVKNIVELYHYQNGLEEVLEQKGEALSNVNEIIVAVLTSVLETKTAETKEHIQRIRMYTRELLRFLYEHSDDKNGLNPQTIETICIASVLHDIGELLIPESILRKRANELEDEERLIWQQHTVKGCQLIEPLKNIENKDYIRYCYNICRSHHEKWDGSGFPDRLVGDDIPICAQAVGLAHDYDNMVVAKGYSHEQAVGRIRDGIFNAFSPVLVETFQLVADNFKIILEKNPEPERC; encoded by the coding sequence ATGAAAGAGAAATTGTTGATTGTTGACGATGCCGAACTGAACCGTGCCGTACTGGAGGAACTGCTTTCATCCGAGTATGAGACAATTTGCGCCTGCGGGGGCAGGGAAGCGATGGAAATCATGGAACGGGAGCGTGACAACCTGGCGCTGGTACTTCTCGACGTGATGATGCCGGATATAGACGGCTACGAAGTCCTCGAATATATGAACTTTAACGGCCTGCTCAAACATACGCCCGTCATTATGGTCACGGCGGCGGATTCGGCCGAGGACGAGGAGAAATGCCTGCGGCTGGGCGCGATGGATTTTGTGCGCAAACCGTATGTTACGGATGTTGTCAAACGCAGGGTCAAAAACATCGTCGAACTGTACCATTACCAGAATGGGCTTGAAGAAGTGCTCGAGCAAAAAGGGGAAGCGCTTTCCAATGTGAACGAAATCATCGTCGCGGTGCTTACGTCGGTGCTCGAAACAAAAACGGCGGAGACAAAGGAGCATATCCAGCGTATCAGGATGTATACCCGCGAGCTGCTTAGATTCCTGTATGAACACAGCGACGATAAGAACGGGCTGAACCCGCAGACGATCGAAACGATCTGTATCGCATCCGTACTGCACGATATCGGAGAACTGCTGATTCCGGAATCGATTCTGCGGAAAAGGGCCAATGAGCTCGAGGATGAAGAGCGCCTGATCTGGCAGCAGCATACAGTGAAGGGCTGTCAGTTGATCGAACCCCTTAAAAATATCGAAAACAAGGATTATATCAGGTATTGCTATAATATCTGCCGGTCCCATCACGAAAAATGGGATGGTTCAGGTTTTCCGGACAGGCTCGTGGGGGACGATATCCCGATCTGTGCCCAGGCGGTGGGCCTTGCCCATGATTACGACAATATGGTGGTGGCGAAGGGATACTCGCACGAACAGGCAGTGGGACGTATCCGTGACGGAATATTC
- a CDS encoding [Fe-Fe] hydrogenase large subunit C-terminal domain-containing protein: MSIIQFKEANCKNCYKCIRSCQVKSIAFKNEQAEITEKECILCGHCFLACPQNAKYVNSSLDKVKGFIKNGDKVYVSVAPSFASCYKNATFPKISSALKKLGFTGVEETSIGAAKVSQNFMELMREHKMKNIITTCCPTLVLLVEKYYPELIPYLAPVDAPMTAHGKMMKEVYGPRIKTVFVGPCISKIHEAQESDGAIDAVVLFDELMQWLEAEGVDLEAEDPDVREMKATVNRLYPIPGGIIQTLDRPIRQAYKCVAVDGIDRCAEVLDSLKSGELENFFLEMNACPGSCLGGPGAKEIDIPFLHIKDRTLQYAKNRTACSAPLTEDAKTGIGRQYRDRSLHRRIPSDEEIQQVFVRMGKTSEDKILNCGGCGYPTCRDKAIAVLQGKADIRMCLPFMREKAESISNVVLDNTPNAIVILDSDFNLMEYNKAAAELFHLNERNYVGRPVSMIIDCDDIDEVRETGENIFDRKVFYQDLGITVKQSTIFIKDNSMYLLLIKDITEDEHQQKKISEMRAETMEVTQEVINKQMRVAQEIASLLGETTAETKLALTNLKKYIQESEDERIY; encoded by the coding sequence ATGAGTATTATACAGTTTAAAGAAGCAAACTGTAAAAACTGTTATAAATGTATCAGAAGCTGTCAGGTAAAATCAATCGCCTTTAAAAATGAGCAGGCGGAAATCACGGAGAAGGAATGTATTCTCTGCGGGCATTGTTTTCTGGCCTGCCCGCAGAACGCGAAATATGTGAACAGCAGCCTAGATAAGGTCAAGGGATTCATCAAAAACGGAGACAAGGTATATGTTTCGGTGGCTCCGTCCTTTGCAAGCTGCTATAAAAATGCGACTTTCCCGAAAATTTCATCGGCGCTGAAAAAACTCGGCTTTACGGGTGTGGAGGAAACCTCGATCGGGGCGGCGAAGGTTTCGCAGAATTTCATGGAGCTGATGCGTGAGCATAAGATGAAAAACATTATCACAACATGCTGCCCGACGCTCGTGCTTCTGGTAGAGAAATATTATCCGGAGCTGATCCCTTACCTCGCGCCCGTAGACGCGCCTATGACGGCGCACGGCAAGATGATGAAGGAGGTCTATGGCCCGCGCATCAAGACTGTTTTTGTAGGGCCGTGCATCTCGAAAATACACGAGGCACAGGAATCGGACGGAGCAATCGACGCGGTGGTGCTGTTTGACGAATTGATGCAGTGGCTTGAAGCGGAAGGCGTGGACCTTGAGGCGGAGGACCCGGACGTGCGCGAGATGAAAGCAACCGTGAACCGTTTGTATCCGATCCCGGGGGGGATCATACAGACGCTCGACCGGCCCATCCGCCAGGCCTATAAATGTGTGGCTGTGGACGGGATCGACCGCTGCGCCGAGGTGCTGGATTCGCTCAAATCGGGAGAACTGGAAAATTTCTTCCTTGAAATGAACGCTTGCCCGGGCAGCTGTCTCGGCGGGCCGGGCGCAAAGGAAATCGATATTCCCTTCCTGCACATTAAGGACCGCACGCTGCAGTATGCCAAAAACCGCACCGCGTGCAGCGCGCCTTTGACAGAGGACGCAAAAACGGGGATCGGACGGCAGTACCGCGACCGCTCCCTTCACCGCCGTATCCCCAGCGACGAGGAGATACAGCAGGTATTTGTGCGCATGGGCAAGACGAGCGAGGACAAAATACTCAATTGCGGCGGCTGCGGATACCCGACCTGCCGCGATAAAGCGATTGCTGTCCTGCAGGGTAAGGCGGATATCAGGATGTGCCTGCCGTTTATGCGCGAAAAAGCGGAAAGTATCTCCAACGTGGTGCTGGATAATACGCCGAATGCGATCGTCATCCTTGACAGCGATTTCAACCTGATGGAATATAACAAGGCCGCGGCGGAACTGTTCCACCTGAATGAAAGGAATTATGTAGGCCGCCCGGTATCCATGATTATCGACTGCGATGATATCGACGAAGTACGCGAGACAGGGGAAAACATTTTTGACCGAAAGGTGTTTTACCAGGATCTCGGGATTACGGTAAAGCAGTCCACGATTTTCATCAAGGACAATTCAATGTACCTGCTGCTCATCAAAGATATCACGGAGGATGAACACCAGCAGAAGAAAATCAGCGAAATGCGCGCGGAAACCATGGAGGTCACCCAGGAAGTCATCAACAAACAGATGCGCGTAGCACAGGAAATCGCAAGCCTGCTTGGGGAAACGACGGCGGAGACGAAGCTTGCGCTCACAAACCTCAAAAAGTATATCCAGGAGAGCGAAGATGAGCGTATTTATTGA
- a CDS encoding hybrid sensor histidine kinase/response regulator, which produces MKHKKDRKVKNINALLIAVVAVICIGVAAFAGMTIVNTDNLATYTDEIYQRPYSVNNAAWKLRTQLLFTRNTMLNLLAGDEFPESRAAELGVMYEIRDDLPLLEETLRSQYEGNSETVEQLIADVNELLSLHDRCIQLIRDGKQEEAKTLLYETAYPLYLRADSNVREITDYTGTEIDNYVERANQLNEKTNMMALAWGSILIALAIMVSAASVHAIAKRNEDIFHNNALFSIISENVDDVFMIYDLLEDRVEYISDNAERILGISAESYKNNVWIARAYLDDETFQRLANGFREPNLGEIRQDEYIMTDPKTGHEKELSSRRYPIAENGRVTKFVFVTSDLTEENRAQNMLRSALERAENANIAKREFLSRMSHEIRTPMNAMTGTIRTMEYDLADPEKMREHLRKLNMSTMHLLDLINDILDMSKIESGKMKIEEREFSLNAMLSEITDIMQPKAEESRQAFDVLQKNVTCDMVKGDNTRIKQVLLNFLSNAIKFTPERGKIRMSVEEMDRRGNQVCLKFEVRDTGIGMHEEFLEHLFEPFEQEQSATYRKYGGTGLGMALSKTLVESMGGEIEVESVPDMGSVFAFSLWLEIADAGGISIKISEEIKNLHVLIVEDDEEMREHLKLQCSQLGVDATAAASGVDAVRLVKDAGETFDLCLIDLYMPDVDGIHTAEWIRSEAGKETHIVLMSAYDHKNIEQEALAAGVDDFLTKPVMRADIYRILQRLSGEISASANEAREEENYDFTGKRLLIAEDNELNMEVARELCEHVGFTVECAYNGKEAVEKFAASGPGYYDAILMDVHMPVMNGNEAARAIREMKRSDAHSVAIIAMTANAFYEDAAEAIRSGMNEHLAKPIEPEAIFAALYKFLYDKKSRL; this is translated from the coding sequence ATGAAGCATAAAAAGGACCGGAAAGTAAAAAACATCAACGCTTTGCTGATTGCCGTTGTGGCCGTCATTTGTATTGGCGTGGCGGCGTTTGCCGGTATGACGATCGTCAATACGGATAACCTGGCTACCTATACGGACGAAATCTACCAGCGGCCTTATTCCGTCAATAACGCGGCGTGGAAGTTGCGTACGCAGTTATTGTTCACACGCAATACGATGCTGAACCTGCTTGCGGGAGACGAATTCCCCGAGAGCCGGGCGGCGGAGCTGGGTGTGATGTATGAGATCCGTGACGACCTTCCTCTGCTCGAAGAGACGCTCCGGTCCCAATATGAAGGGAATTCCGAAACCGTGGAACAGCTGATTGCGGACGTAAACGAGCTTTTGTCGCTGCATGACCGCTGCATCCAACTGATCCGCGACGGGAAGCAGGAAGAAGCAAAGACGCTCCTGTACGAGACTGCCTATCCGCTCTATCTTCGCGCAGACAGCAATGTGCGCGAGATCACAGATTATACAGGGACAGAGATCGATAATTACGTGGAGCGGGCCAACCAACTGAATGAAAAAACGAATATGATGGCGCTTGCGTGGGGCTCGATTTTGATTGCGCTCGCGATTATGGTATCTGCCGCCAGCGTGCATGCGATTGCAAAGCGCAACGAGGATATCTTCCACAACAATGCGCTTTTCAGTATTATTTCGGAAAATGTGGACGATGTGTTCATGATCTACGACCTTCTTGAGGACCGTGTGGAATATATCAGCGACAATGCGGAGCGCATCCTCGGGATTTCCGCGGAAAGCTATAAAAACAATGTCTGGATCGCGCGTGCATACCTTGACGATGAAACGTTCCAGAGGCTTGCAAACGGTTTTCGAGAGCCCAACCTTGGCGAGATCCGGCAGGATGAATATATTATGACAGATCCGAAGACGGGTCATGAAAAAGAGCTGTCCAGCAGGCGTTATCCGATCGCTGAAAACGGCAGGGTCACCAAGTTCGTATTTGTGACGAGTGACCTTACCGAGGAAAACCGCGCGCAGAATATGCTCAGGTCCGCGCTCGAACGTGCAGAGAACGCAAATATTGCGAAGCGGGAATTTCTGTCGCGTATGAGCCACGAAATCCGCACTCCTATGAATGCGATGACAGGGACGATCCGCACGATGGAGTACGACCTTGCCGATCCGGAAAAAATGCGGGAACACCTGCGCAAGCTGAATATGTCTACCATGCACCTGCTCGACCTGATTAACGATATCCTCGACATGTCTAAGATCGAAAGCGGGAAGATGAAGATCGAAGAACGCGAGTTCAGCTTGAACGCCATGCTCAGCGAGATCACGGATATTATGCAGCCCAAGGCGGAAGAGAGCAGGCAGGCGTTTGATGTGCTGCAGAAAAACGTGACCTGTGATATGGTGAAGGGCGACAATACGCGGATCAAGCAGGTGCTGCTGAATTTTCTTTCCAATGCGATCAAGTTTACCCCGGAGCGAGGCAAAATCAGGATGTCCGTGGAAGAGATGGACCGGCGGGGAAATCAGGTTTGCCTGAAATTTGAGGTCAGGGATACCGGTATCGGGATGCACGAGGAATTCCTGGAGCATTTATTCGAGCCTTTTGAGCAGGAGCAAAGCGCCACCTACCGCAAGTATGGCGGAACCGGTCTTGGGATGGCGCTTTCCAAAACGCTTGTCGAATCCATGGGCGGGGAGATCGAGGTGGAAAGCGTGCCGGATATGGGCAGCGTTTTTGCTTTCAGCCTGTGGCTGGAGATCGCGGACGCGGGCGGAATTTCCATCAAGATTTCGGAGGAGATCAAAAACCTGCATGTGCTGATCGTGGAGGACGACGAGGAGATGCGCGAACATCTGAAGCTCCAGTGCAGCCAGCTGGGTGTGGACGCGACGGCGGCAGCCTCCGGCGTGGACGCGGTCAGGCTTGTCAAGGATGCGGGAGAGACGTTTGACCTGTGCCTGATCGACCTTTATATGCCCGATGTGGATGGTATCCACACGGCGGAATGGATTCGGTCGGAAGCGGGAAAAGAGACTCATATTGTGCTGATGTCGGCCTACGACCACAAGAATATCGAGCAGGAGGCGCTTGCGGCCGGTGTCGACGATTTCCTGACAAAACCGGTGATGCGGGCGGACATCTACCGCATCCTGCAGCGCCTGAGCGGAGAAATATCGGCTTCGGCGAACGAAGCGCGGGAAGAAGAAAATTATGATTTCACAGGCAAGAGGCTGTTGATTGCGGAAGACAACGAGCTTAATATGGAGGTCGCGCGGGAACTGTGCGAGCATGTGGGTTTTACGGTCGAATGCGCTTATAACGGAAAGGAAGCAGTGGAAAAATTTGCAGCCTCCGGGCCTGGATATTACGACGCGATTCTGATGGACGTGCATATGCCTGTCATGAACGGGAACGAGGCGGCCCGGGCGATCCGGGAGATGAAGAGGAGCGACGCGCATTCGGTCGCAATTATCGCCATGACGGCGAACGCTTTTTATGAAGACGCCGCGGAAGCGATCAGGAGTGGAATGAACGAGCATCTGGCAAAACCGATTGAGCCGGAAGCAATATTTGCAGCCTTGTATAAATTTTTGTATGATAAAAAAAGCAGGCTATGA
- a CDS encoding cytochrome c biogenesis CcdA family protein, with translation MTELLAQLGNMISQNLWIGPLAALAAGVLTSFTPCSLSTFPLVIGYVGGNRSGRKTALIYSLLFCLGMTVTFTAIGTVLALLGQQLSAMGSWWYLALGALMVFMALVMWDVVKLFPACGVRQTTTKKGGVGAFLLGLLGGAFASPCVTPVLAAILAVISSGIDLGVGIAMLVTYSVGNSILIVAVGAGIGTVNQLGGSARFAKAGKWVKAVLGAVILILGLYLLYLGF, from the coding sequence ATGACGGAGCTTCTCGCACAGCTTGGAAACATGATTTCGCAAAACTTGTGGATCGGGCCGCTGGCGGCGCTGGCGGCGGGCGTGCTGACCTCCTTCACTCCGTGTTCCCTCTCTACCTTTCCGCTTGTCATCGGTTATGTCGGCGGAAATAGGAGCGGCAGAAAAACAGCGCTCATCTATTCCCTGCTGTTTTGCCTGGGGATGACGGTGACCTTTACCGCTATCGGCACGGTGCTTGCGCTGCTTGGCCAGCAGCTTTCCGCTATGGGAAGCTGGTGGTATCTGGCGCTAGGGGCGCTGATGGTGTTTATGGCGCTAGTGATGTGGGACGTTGTAAAGTTGTTTCCGGCCTGCGGCGTGCGGCAGACCACGACTAAAAAGGGCGGCGTGGGCGCGTTCCTGCTTGGCCTTCTCGGAGGTGCGTTTGCTTCCCCTTGCGTGACGCCCGTGCTGGCGGCGATTCTTGCGGTGATTTCAAGCGGAATCGACCTCGGCGTGGGAATCGCTATGCTGGTTACCTATTCGGTGGGAAACAGCATATTAATCGTCGCCGTGGGAGCGGGAATCGGAACGGTGAACCAGCTCGGCGGCTCGGCGCGGTTTGCGAAAGCGGGGAAATGGGTCAAAGCCGTTCTTGGCGCAGTAATCCTGATCCTTGGATTATATTTGCTTTATCTGGGCTTCTGA
- a CDS encoding thioredoxin family protein, giving the protein MKKFLAGTAGKVTIITVVLLLVLCIFLIKTSQEEKAADVEPAQAVQEWTVDGLPVFIDFTADWCPYCKEMEPVLKELRREYDGKITFVTVNVDEQKKIAQEFGVSSVPVYMILDASGTPVTYYPGAATKEALTAFIEDAFANPDMAGEGA; this is encoded by the coding sequence ATGAAAAAATTTCTAGCGGGCACGGCAGGCAAAGTAACGATCATAACGGTGGTTCTTTTGCTTGTATTGTGCATTTTTTTGATAAAAACCTCGCAGGAAGAAAAAGCGGCGGATGTGGAACCCGCGCAGGCAGTACAGGAGTGGACTGTGGACGGCCTTCCGGTTTTTATCGATTTTACGGCCGACTGGTGCCCCTATTGCAAAGAGATGGAACCGGTCCTTAAGGAACTCAGGCGGGAATACGATGGTAAAATTACGTTTGTAACGGTGAATGTCGATGAACAGAAAAAAATCGCGCAGGAATTTGGCGTGTCGAGCGTTCCCGTTTATATGATCCTCGACGCGTCGGGAACTCCCGTTACATATTATCCGGGCGCGGCGACGAAGGAGGCGCTTACGGCCTTTATCGAAGACGCATTTGCGAACCCGGATATGGCGGGGGAAGGCGCATGA